In Camelus dromedarius isolate mCamDro1 chromosome 16, mCamDro1.pat, whole genome shotgun sequence, the genomic stretch GCTAAAATCTGGAAACAGCCAAATGTTCGTTAACTGATAAATAGCTGAACAACGTGCAGTACCTCCGTACAGCGGAGCACCACTCAGTGACAAAGGGCTGTGAAACCGGTACAGCCGACATGcttgaatctcaaaagcattgtGCTCATTGAATGAATCCagttattaaaaagtctacatacagtgtgattccatttatatgatgcTATGAAACAGGTGAAACCAGagggacagaaatcagatcagtggctgccacgGCTGAGGTGTGGAGAGGCTGTTGCCTGCAAAGAGGCAGAAAGGAACTTTTTGGAGCAGTTGAAGTCTTCTATGTATCGATGCACGTGCTACATGCAAAGCTGTATACTTTTATCGAAACTCACCAAATTTGATAGTTAAAATTATACCTTAGTTAACCCAATATTTAAAGGTGTACCTTGAAAAAACCCAGcgtgaaaaagaaatgagagaaacgAGTACCAGAATCAGCTTATCTGGCGCCCAGCCTGAGCGCCCCCAGGGACACGCTCTCTGGCCTTGCCAAGTCACCTGCGCCCCTGGATCTTAGCCTTCCCATCAGTAATGTGGGAACCAGGAGGGCAGAGACCGTGAGCCACCCCAGGACCCGGAGCTGTCCTAGCCCCTCCTCTTCCACTTCCCCTTGCAAACAGTAAAGGCTATTTATTCTgtaaactaataataataataataataataataataataataataataataataataataataatagtaatatagtACCTGtacctttcctcttttctcagaGGCATTAATTAGGAGCCTGGAATGATGTTATGAATCTATTGTTTCTTAAATAGAGTCCAAAATACTAAGCAGATGAGAGAAACCCTTAAGGACTAAAGGACTGAGATTGTTTGCCTCTGGCTTCCTGTGCAATCcctggaggtgtgtgtgtgtgtgcgtgcataaTTTTTAGGGCCCCTAGGTGCTTGTTAGCTCCCACGTATAGACAGAGCACAAAGACAGACTTGCAGGCCCTGCCTCACTCCTTTTATAAGCCTTCTGCAGAAAGGCCACCTTGGGTCAGCTTAGAACTCACTGCCCTCTCTATCAGAATCCCCAGCTGAAACTCTACCCAGAGTAGAAAGGTCAGTCCCTCTGCTCCAGAACtcctaatttccttccttcttgagtAAGAGGGGACGAAGACCCCTCACGATCTTCATGTGGCTTTTTCCTTGTTGCGAGGAGAAGAAAGGACTGAGTGAAACCTGGATCCAGGGAATGGTAGTGAAATGGAATGGGGAAGTCTTCCACTCTGAGTGGTTAGAAGAATGAAGGGCAGAGCTGGCAAACAGAGGGGAGCAGAAGGGTCCAGACCGGGGGCTAACGAGCAGGGAACCAACAAGAGTCTGCGGAGAGCCAAGGGGGCTGATCTGGGCAGAGAATCCGTAATTACAGACTATTATAACTCTATGTAAACCTAGTGCTAATGCAGTGCAGCCTTTCATATTACAGAAGGGAGAATgcagagatggagaaatggagagatggatggatggatgacaggTAAATGGGATAATGACAATGACAAGGGACTTGGGAGGCAGCAGGGGTTGGCAGAAAAATAACAATTCTCCAGCCCAAACAAACTCTTACATCCTTGAACGTAAACAAGTTACCTTTTTGGAGCCTCATTTTTTCGTGTTTAAAATGATTACCTACCTGCAGGAAAATCTGTAAAGTTAAAGGGGAGTAACATACGTGACAAAAAGTTTATGTTAAAGTAAATGTTTaacttcctattttatttctttccttccttctttccatcctctcttcctccctccctgtcacattttttttctcttctgttttcttttctccaaagtcTCAGGGCTAattagcaggagaaacttgttaATAACACAAATAGCACAAGCATCTGGGCTCCAACTCCACAGCTCTGTACACTGTGCTCAGCTGACCTTATAAAccaggacagagagacagagacagagacagagagagatctAGAAAGAGAAACTGGTGTATGGCTTTGTGAAGAGACAGAAATACTCAAGGCAAATTGGACCAGAGGACCAGGGGTCAGCTGAACCTCATAAAGACAGGGAAGGTGGGAGACGACTGGAgaggtgggcggggcaggggggACAGACGTATCCAGGAGAGAGATGCAGCCTCTGCTGAGAGCACAGCTGAACGCCTGTCACTGTGTGTCCTCCCCGAAGCCGCCCTGACTTccctgtgtgcctctgtgtgcTCCTGTGCTTCACCCCTTGCTCCTCTCTTCACTCagcttcttttatgtctttttatttcctcagATCCTGTCTTCCTACCCTTCCTCATCTTGCTGCTCTCCTATATTGTGCATCCTAGAACCTCAGACATTCACTTATCTGTGGAGCTAGTCAGTCACTCTACACTTACACAAACTTAACAGTTGTTAAGCACTGAAACGCTTCCATCCTACATTGGTGAACCGCCACTCTCCTGAGCCCCCGGAGCAGTTCCCTCTGCCCTAGCTCCTTCCCTGGGATCCTGTGGACCTCAGCATGACCAGCAATGAGAGGGTTCATGTCTGGCTCCGTAGGGGCCTCCAGGATCCTGCTCCAGCTCTAAGCTGGTGTCCGTTCCATCCACAGGTGCCCATGCCGTGTTACCTCGGCATCCAGTAGACACAGATGacgtgtctctgtgtgtctctgtcccgCTTCCAGCAGTTCCAAGTCTTCTCCCACCACAGCTCTCAGCAGCGGCCTATGGAACCAGGTGCCTGGGACAACAGGACCGCTGTCACTGAGTTCATCCTTCTTGGCCTCACAGAGAACATAAGACTGCAACCCATCCTTTTCGCCGTCTTCCTCTTTGCCTTTGTAATCACGGTCGGGGGCAACTTCAGCATCCTGGCCACCATCCTTGTGGAGCCCAAactccacacccccatgtactaCTTCCTGGGGAACCTGTCTCTGCTGGACATCGGGTGCATCACTGTCACCGTTCCTCCGATGCTGGCGTGTCTCCTGACCCAGCAGTGCAGAGTTCCCTATGCAGCCTGCCTCTCACAGCTCTTCTTTTTCCACCTCCTGGCTGGTGTGGACTGCCACCTCTTGACAgccatggcctatgaccgctaccTGGCCATCTGCCAGCCCCTCACCTACAGCGCCCGCATGAGCCGAGAAGTCCAGGGCGCCCTGGTGGGCCTCTGCTGCACCATCTCCTTCATCAATGCTCTGACTCACACGGTGGCTGTGTCCGTGCTGGACTTCTGTGGCCCTAACGTGGTCAATCACTTCTACTGTGACCTCCCGCCCCTTTTCCAGCTCTCCTGCTCCAGCATCCACCTCAATGGGCAGCTGCTTTTTGTGGGGGCCACCTTCATGGGGGTGGTCCCCATGATCCTCATCTCGGTGTCCTACGCCCACGTCGCAGCCGCCGTCCTGCGAATCCGCTCAGCGGAGGGCAGGAAGAAGGCGTTTTCCACGTGTGGCTCCCACCTCACCGTGGTCTGCATCTTTTATGGAACCGGCTTCTTCAGCTACATGCGTCTGGGCTCAGTGTCAGCATCAGACAAGGACAAAGGGATTGGCATCCTCAATACTATCCTCAGCCCCATGCTGAACCCAGTCATCTACAGCCTCCAGAACCCTGATGTGCAGGGCGCCCTGAGGAGGGTGCTGACGGGGAAGCGGCCCCCTGAGTAAGCTGGCAGTGGCTTCAACCTGCACCATCTTCCTTGAGCACCCCCACTTTCTTATGCCGAAGGCCTGGATGTGGGCAGGGGACTATTCAGGGGTGGATTAAGGAGGAAGGAACGGAGACGGTAGGGGCCAGTGTAGAATATGTTTTGCCTTGAACTGGGGAGAAAGGCTAAAGTGTAGCGAAAACAGTATTTAGGTAGCTGATAGAAGATGAATTAAAGACATATGGGAGAAAACTATAACGTGGGTCAGGAAATGGGACGCAAATccatgattttgtatttttttaatttaatgactaTTCAATTGAAGTATATCTAAAATcttaattaaagtaaaattttgcCCTCCTCTCACCTCTTAAGATAGAATATATTTGTACCAGAATGTGGGGTCTGGTTTTTAAAAGATCCTTCTTCGGGAAATAAACCTAGCATTGTGAAATTAAGTTGGGTTTGACATAGCCTAGCAGGGAGCTGTCAGGTCCTGTCAGAGTGCCTGTCAGCATCCTCTTCAGAGCAACACTGTCAAATACCTGTTCCTGAAACCGGGGTCCCCATCCTGACTAATCATGCGTGGGGACCACACTTTTTCATGTCACTGCATGAGCTAACTCTCCCACACCTCCACCAAAAACCTGAGGATGTATCAACATACGTTTCACGAGAAGCATTCAGAATAGTACGTTTTAGCAAAGTACCCTGCTTTATAATGGGAATTCTGTTTAATACATATAGATAGTTAGTaaagctggagaaggaaggggaaacaGAGGAAGATATTGTTTGTATTTACCAGTGAATCAGTACTAGAAACCAAGATTTTACCAAAAGTGTGAAACTAAGGCAATCCAGAGAGGAATGGTGAATAGAATATAGTCGATTTCACGTGCAGCTGTGACCATTCCTAGAATTTTTTCTGTGAACCATTTCAGACACTTCTTGGCTCAGACGTCAGAAGTCTGAGAAGAGTGACCTTACCTCCCTGCTTACTAACTGCCTGAGGAGGGCAGCATGGAACCCGCAAGTTGTCTGAGAATATTCTTCAGTCAAACGGAGGTACCCAGAGTCATTCTCTTGAGTCTCCCTGCAGACAGCTGCCtccctattcatccctccctctggGCCATGCCCCCTTCTGCACTCAGGGCTGCCCACACTGCCCATTAACCGCTGGGACAATGTTTGTCCCATGCCATTCCATCCTGAAAGCCCACCCATTTCTTTCTGATGGCCACTGTATCACATCCAGATCTTCGCTGGGGGCGCACGGCCCTCCATCATTTTTTCCTGGCCTCCTTCCCTCAGTCTTTCTCTCTTAGCCACATCCTCTCAGATTCAGCCAGGGCTTTTCCTAGTCAGGTGACCACTACATCCCTTCACTTCTATTCACTGTTCATGATCTCCTCTGAAACAGTGGGGCTGAGCGGTAAGACACCGTCATAATCTTCTTTGTATTCTTTGCAATTTCTTTTGCTCTCCTTGGCCAGATCATAAGCTCCTTAAAGACAGGGACCATGTTTTATACTATCCCGTGTCCTCGAAACACACAGCATAGTGCTGAGTGCATAAAGCAACCTTGTGGATCGATTAACTGATAATAGAAAGCATGACCTATGACAAGAAATGTGTAGTCTACATAGGAGGTCAGTGAAACTCCTAGATGTTTTCAAAATTCCCTAAATCCAAGTTATAAAGATatgaatggaaaaggaaaaaaaaaagtaaagctttcTTTAGAAGAAATAGTCATTGAGATTGACATAACAGGAAGGAGTTTCCTGATTTTATGTGTGAACTGTAATGCCATTTCTCCCTAAAACTGAGAGAAACTGCCTGAAGTTagttctggggaaaaaatgtctCCTTCTTGCAAAGACTTGAAAGAGAATATTTAATTAGCAAAAGCTGAACGGAGCCCCAGGATGCAAAATCCTGTCACACCCAAGACTGGAATTCATTCAACTTGGAGCACGTTACACAGgtgggaaaataataataaatcagtGATCATAAGTTATGATaaagtgtttgtctttctttaaGTGGTATTCTGAAGTGAACTGTTTTTACCTCTGCTTTGTCAATATGAGTCATTCATGTGCggtgtaaataatttaaataaaaagcatatttttgtttaaaaagaggaCTGAATGACATGAGAAGATGTGTAGCACATACTGCCAGATTTAGGAAGTGGTGATAATGTGACACGTATATGTGCAGGGGGTGAGAAAATCCTGGGGAACAACCCCCAAGTTTTAGACGGTGATTTCCTTTGCAGAGGGGACTAggactggggagagggatgggaaaTAAAGAAGGACCTTCTATTTCTACtccatttactctttttttttaaatagataccGAAAGTTTATTTCTAGATCCCATAGAAAACTAATGGAGTTTGcagagttttgtttgttgtttttttttttttttttaagatactggACATAAACAGGAAAATCCATTCCCGGAGGactcaagaataaaaatatttcccactaTGAAAATTAAACTAGATTCTATTCATGCTTAACCATTTATAGTCCTTCTTGCcaaaaaaagtattattaaaaCACTGTGGGCAGTATAACTGTGATTCTAAGACTGTTCCAGAGCTTCTGATAGGCCTACtccatttacttttatttgaagTTTCTCACTgaattctataattaaaaaaaaacaaaaaataaattttaataagtgCTATTGATGAATGGTGGGAGGGGAGCAAAATTAGTTGACTGTAGTGTTTTCTCTCCAGCCTTCAAAGTGTCCTCTGTCATCCTCATCTTTGAGAAGAATAGTAAGTTGGCTTGTCTATCCAATGTAAGTCCACTGGGTTCACTTGATAAAGATTCAGAGGCTTTGGAGGGACAGGAAGTGGTTATCTGTCATCTTGATCATGCCTCCTTTTCTGGGTTAAGAGACAAACCAAACCATCTCTACCCTAAGAAAATACTCCCATTGGGTCTTTTCCCCCTTGCCCATTTCTTGGCCCTGAAAATTCAGATTTCACCCTCCATTCCATGCCAACCCTTATCCTGCACCAGCACCAACACCCCGCCCCCAATACCCTTGCACTGCTGCCTAGTTTTGAATCTCTTTATGTAACTTCAGTCGAAGGTAGTGACTAATCTTGGTGGGGACTGAGGTAGACTTTTTGCAATTCCCTGTGCCACAGACATAGGCTTATGGCCTCCTGGTGCTAAAAGAACCTTCTAGAGATATTTTGGTCcagacaccttgacttcagacagTTCATACCCAAAGAAACTTGTTCCAGATGTTATCAGTCCTCTAGTAAATCACCAAAGAATTCTAAACTAAACAGAGCGATACTCTCAGTACAGTGAGGCTCAGAAATGGAAAAGGCAGCACAGTTGGGTGAAGAGAGCCTTAGATAGGACAGCTGGAGACCTGGGTTCCGACTCAGCCTCTTCTGCTTAAGTCTACATGAACTTTCTAAGCATCAATTCCTTTATCTGTAGAATTAGTCCCTTCCATATATCTTGGGCTTTTTTCATTCACTTACTACATAACAAATACTCAGACCCCCACAGGATGCCCAAGGCTGGGGGAAATAAGGGACTGTGGGCAATTAAATGGACAGGCGACAAGGCTGAGAGCAGGAGGATAAACCCAGGAACCATCATGTGCAGTGGATCTCTGATGAGTAAAAGCTGGTTCTTGGGCTGCAGCAACTGGAGAGATGCCGAGATGGGAGCAGTGGGCCAGGCAGAGATGTGCCGGCCTAAGAGGCGgtaattactgaaactgaaagaaGTGAGCTTGGGATGGAATCTCGGAACAGCAGCCAAAAAATAACTAACCTTTTGGGAGTTGATGTCTGTAGGATCTGAGGATATAATGCTACTGGGCCCTAAAAGACTTCAGACCTTTCTTTGGTATTTACAGACAGTTGTCCAGGCCAGGATATAAGGAAAAGCAACTATGAAGCAAGCTGAGAAGTCCAGGCTCCTTGTTGCATTAAATCAGCTGTGGTCAAGTGAAGACAGCATCAGGCTGAGAAGCTGGGAGGCCTGGCCTCTGAGCTAACACTGtacttgttagctgtgtgatgCTGGACAGGTCAGTTCCTCTCTGtgggccccagttttctcatctatgaaatgggaatcATAACAGGCACTTCAGATGATTCttctgagggttaaatgaatTGAAATACAGAATTGGTGAGCTGACAAGCCCAATGCAGAAGATGTTAAAATTCCATTGGGCTTTGGGTAGGAGTGTTGCTGAGTCCAAATCCGTTCTGCTCGCCGCTCGACAGGCCAATGAAtagggagacgaggtgttggggcaaggaatagcgactttatttggaaagccaaaagcagaccgagaggatggcagactaatgccttggagaaccatcctgctctagtcagaatacaggctccttttacacaaaaaacaagggaggggtgtggttggttgttggaaacttctgcctgcaggcattctttgtccTTGCAGCCATTCATGTGGGTCAGACCATGGtctccctgtaaacctccaataaaacaaaggttattctgtattttgcaacttgccatctccacATAAGTgaagaagtgctaacatccttaaaggtcagagccccgagaataggctctcctgtgtatttcaggctaaaggcaacaaaAGGTTTCACAAAAGGTGCCGAGCCAGCAATACTAAGCCTAGAAAGCAGGGCGCAGTGGTTAAAACTTAAGGAACAGATCCAACGTGGAGTCAGATTCGCCCGCCTCTATTACAGGAGTTGCTGTATTTCTGGCGTTTGTGGCCTCTCCAATAAGGCCCAGAGTAGGAATTTACTGCCCGCAAACCCCAGCCTTCCCCAGCCAGCATTATGCCCTCTGTACCACCTTGGCCCTCACTTCCCTTGAGTGAACTTGTGAAGGACTCAGACCTGTAGAAgctgctgccctgccctgcagTGGATGCTGGGAGGGAGCATGATTAAACTCTTGGGCCCCCAAACACTTCAGCATCTTTTGTCTGTTAGACAAGAGGCAACTAATTGACAAACTTCACCAACTTCTCCAGCTCGGCAGGGCCTCGGGAGGCACACTCATCTAGCAACCTTTCTAACAAAGTTTCCCACTGAGACAGCCAGGGCCAGGATGGGAATGAGGTCCTTGCAAGTTCCACAAACAGAATCCTCTAATTAGTTCCCCAGTGAGAGTTCACCACCATGTGGCCTAGGGGCTGAGGGGAGACGGGGGACTTGCTGATTGCCTTCTGCATCTCTGCTAATAAGGCCAGAGGGAAGGGACTCCCAGAAaagatttgctttctttttggcCCTTTAGTGAGAAAGAAACCAGACCTcagagaagaggctggaggaggccaaTTAGTGATGGATGGATTCAATGGTGTTGTTAACAAGACTCATTAGGAAAGTTGTGGGTAGGGGGAAGGTGTGTTCAAAACGAGACTGTCTGGGCATGAGCCTCAGCCTCCTTGCAAACACTggcctccatttcttcacttTTTGTCTGACTTTTGGCATTGTGTTATTCCTCTCTTCTTCATACCCCAAAGCTCTCCcgttcttccctcctcctcccatcacaGCCTGGTTTTTCTCAAtcctatattaaataaatgtgccTGCTTCGTTGTTTATAATGGTTATATCATTTTATAACTGCATCAGGAATTCCTTAATCAACCCTATCTTGACCCTTTATATTGTTTCCTGTTTTCCCCTATTAAATGCAAAGCTTTTATATCTCTTTGTATAGTTATTTCCTTGAATGGACCATAAGCATGTACATATTTTCAACACTTTCACGAATCTTGCTAAATTATCAACAAGACGGATTTTACCATTAGACTTTCTGCCAACTCAGTGTGAAAGGGCCACTTTCCTAACCTTAACCAACTCTAGGTGTTGTGTTCCCACAACTGTTCCCAATAACTTGAAGAATCCTTTTGTCAAATAGTTAATGTGTTTGTACCCTTGTACACTTGTTTCTGCTTCTGAACTTTATATTCTGGTACACTATTCTGTATTTGTGCCACATTTCAATAGCTGTAGCTTTAGAATCTGTATCCACGTCTTATGTGAATGGAAACCACATTCTCACATCACATGCTAATTACTCTCTTTCCTCCCAAATGTACTTGATTAGTTTCACGTGTTTCCTCTTCCAGTTTAACTGTGCAATCACTTTTCTTATTGGAATCATCCACCATTTGGATTTTAATTAGAATGTGTTGAGTTTATAGATAATTTGGGGATGATTGGCAGCTCTACAATATTAGATCTTTCCAGGTAGGGACATGGTATGGCCTGTCCACTTATTCAACTGTTATTTCTAAAGGAGAATTttgaaggttttaaaaaatgagagtttccacatttctgttgatttttctaaatatataatagTTTTTATACTATTAcgaagtggattttttttatgaAGTGGTTATTTTGATACGAGATATGAGTATTttaggactcaataaatattgttaaacTATTTACCAACAGAAAGGTGACAGCTTagtctccatttaaaaatgatcCAGTCTATTTGACCATATCATcacaaatattaattatttttaatcatttctaatttgagaagcaaaaaatgaaataaaagagcattttattttattaactagtATACTCAGtacaagaaataaatttattgatGGTAtccaagggaaagagaaatgcaGTTTGTATTCACTGAAAAGCCATTCTGCACTCCACAGtaagtaaa encodes the following:
- the LOC105103680 gene encoding olfactory receptor 3A10 — its product is MTCLCVSLSRFQQFQVFSHHSSQQRPMEPGAWDNRTAVTEFILLGLTENIRLQPILFAVFLFAFVITVGGNFSILATILVEPKLHTPMYYFLGNLSLLDIGCITVTVPPMLACLLTQQCRVPYAACLSQLFFFHLLAGVDCHLLTAMAYDRYLAICQPLTYSARMSREVQGALVGLCCTISFINALTHTVAVSVLDFCGPNVVNHFYCDLPPLFQLSCSSIHLNGQLLFVGATFMGVVPMILISVSYAHVAAAVLRIRSAEGRKKAFSTCGSHLTVVCIFYGTGFFSYMRLGSVSASDKDKGIGILNTILSPMLNPVIYSLQNPDVQGALRRVLTGKRPPE